One genomic segment of Etheostoma spectabile isolate EspeVRDwgs_2016 unplaced genomic scaffold, UIUC_Espe_1.0 scaffold00003855, whole genome shotgun sequence includes these proteins:
- the LOC116676844 gene encoding LOW QUALITY PROTEIN: chitin synthase chs-2-like (The sequence of the model RefSeq protein was modified relative to this genomic sequence to represent the inferred CDS: inserted 2 bases in 2 codons): MEKDRGNIKKPWDTCRETPIIKDEQTPWKIIKLLKIASLAIVAVFVFGLALCSRLDKVPECSAHPNQLLRIAVTACVLGAYVHLDNMDWKIVTLIPSRETKIIAIIIGVQLISSALCHWFSLVACKMHALRRCFIMPLYLASLAVMLVLDVTHTLCFLDMSKMADIGLLTGSAVSWWLGLLLATLHLWYLNVDRIQRTQDLFTRRLYEGAFIEQSLLLNTRFDILSKDRKKKVYETLMVYLCATMWHETYSEMMNIIISIFRLDKYRPKTEDEKNTDFKFETHIYFDDAFTDDKDSRGRHLNKYALNLVEIFTEVYGIFTNINDEFFNKKQQIPEQNIIRTPYGGRLEVTMPHGNIITVHFKDKDLIRHKKRWSQVMYLYYLLGWKLMTKYYARYQKGEDGPEFRAEVEKEKQNTYILALDGDTDFQPAALMLLIDRLKMYPSVGAACGRIHPTGSGPAVWFQKFEYAISHWLQKTAEHVIGCVLCSPGCFSLFRAKALMDDNVMKKYSSKSMEASHYIQYDQGEDRWLCTLLLKQGWRVEYNAAADAFTNAPENFNELYNQRRRWXPSTMANVMDLLXRNQHSFQKNRSISKLFMFYQLFAIASAILAPATICLMVAGSFTFIFNMNASASLVLAIIPPVIYLILCFYLKSETQITIAGVLSVLYAFLMLVVTLSIIGSMVKEKTILTPSGMFVIAISAIYIITAIMHPQEIQLIFYGVLYILCIPSAYLLLSIYSMVNMNNVSWGTRETKPVAGDAPPQPSTPQTRTQKAKSACQRFFSWARCCKNSNQSSGDGHHGDGQPVLIPQSAQPELRPQNTRVDSPMFTVNANLSSDLSVCATRQPEPDFQDWVTQMKDVFSDMQLQEASLKKEEEQFWMDLQKKYLEPLQVDKERQQKIVNDLRQLRNKINFAYFMMNALWLVATFTLQLFEATVAIR, from the exons TCGCAGTGTTTGTCTTTGGATTGGCGCTATGTAGCAG ACTTGACAAAGTGCCAGAATGTAGTGCGCATCCTAACCAGCTGCTGAGGATTGCCGTGACCGCCTGTGTGCTCGGAGCCTACGTCCACTTGGACAACATGGACTGGAAAATCGTGACCCTGATTCCAAGCCGTGAGACAAAAATTATAGCCATCATCATCGGGGTCCAGCTGATCTCATCTGCACTCTGCCACTGGTTTTCTTTGGTAGCCTGCAAGATGCACGCCCTGCGGCGATGCTTCATCATGCCTTTGTACCTGGCCTCTCTGGCCGTCATG CTGGTTTTGGatgtcacacacactctgtgctTCCTGGACATGTCCAAGATGGCTGACATTGGATTATTGACAG GGTCGGCAGTATCCTGGTGGCTCGGCCTTTTGCTGGCCACTCTCCATCTGTGGTACCTAAACGTGGATCGTATCCAGAGGACCCAAGACCTGTTCACCAGGAGGCTGTATGAAGGAGCATTTATTGAACAGTCCCTGCTCCTCAACACCCGATTCGACATCCTGTCCAAAGACaggaaaaagaa GGTATACGAAACGTTGATGGTGTATCTGTGTGCGACAATGTGGCACGAAACCTACAGCGAGATGATGAACATCATTATCTCAATATTCAG ACTGGATAAGTACAGACCAAAGACAGAAGATGAAAAGAACACTGATTTCAAGTTTGAAACCCATATCTACTTTGATGATGCGTTCACTGATGATAAAGATAGTCGGGGGCGTCACCTCAACAAATATGCACTAAACCTTGTGGAGATCTTCACAGAAGTTTATGG AATCTTCACAAACATCAACGACGAGTTCTTCAATAAGAAGCAGCAAATCCCTGAACAGAATATAATAAGGACACCGTATGGAGGACGCCTGGAGGTCACCATGCCTCATGGGAACATCATCACCGTTCACTTTAAGGATAAAGATCTCATCCGCCACAAGAAGAGATGGTCCCAG GTCATGTATCTTTACTATCTTCTGGGCTGGAAACTCATGACCAAGTATTATGCACGCTATCAGAAGGGAGAGGACGGGCCTGAGTTTAGAGCAGAAGTTGAG aaagaaaagcaaaacaccTACATCCTGGCTTTAGATGGAGACACAGACTTCCAACCGGCTGCTTTGATGCTGCTCATCGATCGTCTGAAAATGTACCCAAGTGTCGGAGCAGCGTGTGGCAGGATTCACCCCACTGGCTCAG GTCCCGCAGTGTGGTTCCAGAAGTTTGAGTACGCTATTAGTCATTGGCTGCAAAAGACAGCGGAGCATGTCATTGGCTGTGTGCTTTGCAGCCCCGGCTGCTTCAGTCTATTCAGAGCAAAGGCGCTGATGGACGACAACGTGATGAAGAAATACTCCAGCAAGTCCATGGAGGCGAGCCACTACATCCAGTACGATCAAG GTGAGGACCGCTGGCTGTGTACTCTGCTGCTGAAACAAGGATGGAGAGTGGAGTACAATGCAGCAGCTGATGCTTTCACCAATGCACCGGAGAACTTCAACGAACTCTACAACCAG CGTCGGCGTT GGCCGTCCACAATGGCCAATGTGATGGATCTCT GGCGCAACCAGCACAGTTTCCAGAAAAACCGAAGCATATCCAAACTTTTCATGTTCTACCAGCTCTTTGCCATCGCCTCAGCCATCCTGGCCCCTGCCACAATCTGCCTTATGGTTGCAG GTAGTTTTACCTTCATCTTTAACATGAATGCCAGCGCTTCCCTGGTCCTGGCTATCATACCGCCTGTCATCTACCTTATTCTTTGCTTTTATCTGAAGTCCGAAACTCAGATTACAATTGCAGGAGTCCTAAGTGTCTTGTACGCATTCCTCATGTTGGTGGTGACGTTATCCATTATCG GCTCAATGGTGAAAGAAAAGACTATCCTGACACCCAGCGGCATGTTCGTCATTGCCATTTCTGCCATTTACATCATCACAGCGATAATGCATCCTCAGGAAATCCAACTGATCTTCTACGGCGTACTCTACATCCTCTGCATCCCAAGCGCctacctccttctctccatctacTCCATGGTCAACATGAACAACGTTTCCTGGGGCACCCGGGAGACAAAACCTGTTGCTGGAGATGCCCCACCACAGCCTTCCACCCCACAAACAAGAACCCAGAAAG CCAAAAGTGCATGCCAACGGTTCTTCTCGTGGGCCAGATGTTGTAAAAACTCCAACCAGAGTTCTGGAGACGGGCATCACGGTGACGGCCAGCCAGTCCTGATCCCACAGTCCGCACAGCCAGAACTCCGGCCCCAAAACACACGTGTTGATAGCCCAATGTTTACAGTGAATGCTAATTTATCATCTGATTTATCTGTGTGTGCTACAAGGCAACCGGAGCCTGATTTTCAAG ATTGGGTCACACAAATGAAGGATGTGTTCAGTGACATGCAGCTGCAGGAGGCCTCACTCAAAAAG gaggaggagcagtTCTGGATGGATCTTCAGAAGAAGTACTTGGAGCCTTTGCAGGTTGATAAAGAGAGACAGCAAAAGATTGTGAATGACCTGCGACAGCTGAGAAACAAA ATAAACTTTGCCTACTTCATGATGAATGCCCTGTGGCTGGTGGCGACATTTACCCTCCAGCTCTTCGAGGCCACCGTCGCTATCCGA